The Alteribacter populi genomic sequence TGGATCCTTATCATTCATTTTCATACTTAAAGTGGAAAACAATACGTGATTTGCATTATGTAACCTCAGTTAAAGTCGGCATCGAATTTTCGAATAAGTTTTGGGAAGAGGCTGGATTATTAGGAGGCAGTTTAGTGACAGACTACCCTAATCAGTTTACCTATTATCCGAGCCGAGACATAGGAGAGCCCGGACCTGGGGTTGTAAAAGCAAGCTATAGCTGGGGGGATGCTGCTTCCATTTGGGAAGCAATGTCTGAAGAAGAAAGAATACAACAAGCGTTAAAGTATTTAGCACACGTCCATGGCGATCAGGTGTATGAAACGTTTATGGTAGGTCAGTCTTTTAGCTGGGGGGAAAACCCTTTTTCAGGAGGGTGTTTTGCGATGTATAAACCGTTCCAAGCATCTGAGTTTCCGAGTGTCATTCAAAGACCTGAACAAAGAGTGCACTTTGCTGGGGAACACACATCATTGCATCATGCCTGGATTGAAGGCGCGATCGAATCAGGTATACGATCGGCTATGGAAGTGAATGATTTAGACTGGGAATAACTATAGTGGGAGTTCAAAAAAGAGTATAAAAAGAGCGGATTAGGTCGAGGTGGCAAAGCCTTCGAGCACTGACTCTGAAGTTGTTGAATTGGGAAAGGTTGGCTTCATTCATGACATAGGGAAGATGAAAGTTCACAATATATCTTAAATAAAAACGAGTCCTTAACCGGAGAAAAATTTCGAGAAGTCCAGAAACATCCCATTTATCGCAAGGAAATATTAGAGCAGGTGGAGGGTGTCAGTGAGAACATTATTAATGGAGCCCATCTCTATCATGAAAGACTGGACGGGACTGGGTGGTACCCATTTGGACAAACGGAAGAGGCGACTTCTTTTCAAGCACAAATCTTAGCCGTCGCCGATACATACGATGCTATTTCATCAGATCGGGTTTACCGCGAGAAGTTTTCTCCTTTTGAAGCTATAAAAGAGCTCGTGAATGAAGTTTATGCTGGCAAATTACATGGTAGAATTGTTTTTCCCTTTGTTCAACAAATCATCAATGGCTATATGAACCGACAAGTTAGAATGACGAATGGAGCAGTAGGAACGCTCTCTGCAAATTGAAGAGGTTTTGTTAGATGAACAAACAAAAGTAGGCAACATAAAAACAGACTAGGGAGTAGTTTCCTAGTCTGTTTGTTTCTTACCGGATAAAAGTATAGAGTGACAGCTACTGTCAAATCGCTCGTCCAAGGGAAAACATTCTTGAGACTTATAAACATGCGGTGGAAGATAACCCTTTATTATTATTTATTTTTCTTCGTTACCTAGAACACGGTTAACACGCTTTCGCAGCATTTTCATACCGCCACCGCCAGCTTGGAAGTGACGGAGCTTACCTTCCGCATCAAATACGTAATAGGCGGGTACGTATTGATTTTCGAAAGCATCAGTAAGTTTATGATCATTGTCGACAAAGATCGGCTGTGTTATATCATGGCTCATCGCCATTGCTTTAATCACACTCATATCCAAGTCTTTTTCAGAACGAGGCATGTGAACTGCAACAACGTTCAATTCGTCTTCGAATTCATCACGAAATTCGTTAACGTCCGGCATAGCCTCTTTACATAGTCCGCAACTTACTGACCAAAAGTGAAATAAAGTCGGTTTGTCTCCTACTAGTTCATTCTTTGTTAGTTCATCGTTTAACCATTCTGTGGCACCTGTTAATTCAGGCATTTCAGCTCTTAGTTTCATTATACAATCACTCCTTGAATGTGTTTAGTTACGTCATTAATTTTTAATTACTTTCCATATACCACCAACTTGGGATGGCGTAATCCTTAAAGTGTTGTTTGACCTGGTTTCCAGTTAGCCGGGCAAAGTCCACCTGTTTGAAGTGCTTGAAGGACGCGTAATGTTTCGTCTACGTCACGACCGACGTTGTTATGATTTACTACTGAATACATAAGTTCACCTTCAGGGCTTATGATAAATAGTCCGCGAAGGGCAATACCTTCATCTTCAACTAAGACACCGTAGTCACGAGCCACGTTATGGTTTGTATCGGCAGCCAATGAGTAGTTTAAGTCACCTAGTCCATTATCATCACGATCGGTATTGATCCATGCTAGGTGAGTGTGGATCGTATCTGTTGAGACACCAATTACCTCAGTATCAAGGTCTTCGAATTCTTCATAACGATCACTTAACGATGTGATTTCTGTTGGACATACGAAGGTGAAGTCCATTGGATAAAAATAAAGAACCGTCCATTTATCGTTTTTCATATTTTCTTCTAAAGAAACTTTCCCGAATTCTTTATTTGCAAGTACAGCCTCCATTTCAAATCGTGGTGCTTGTTTTGCTACCATGCGCTTGTCGCTCACAATAACCTCTCCCTTTTTTATAACTATTATTATTTAATACAAATTATATTCTAACAAAAAAACAAAGATTGTCAACACTTATTTATAATGATTTTAATTAAATCATTACTATATATAAAAGTGCTGTTTTTATTATACCCTATAGGTTAGGGAATTCAAGAAAAATGCTCACCGCTTATAATTATAGCAGTGAGCATGACAGGTGTTGATTAGCTTTGGGTATATAATATTCTCAATTCATGATCGATATTCTCATTCGTGTGATAGAGTAATTCGACTTGAAAGCTCGTTTAATACAGTGTTTTTGGAAAGAGAAGGGTTGTCGATCATGATCGCCTCTGCTTCTATAAGCCAATCGCGATACTTAGGTCCAGGTGTTAACCCTAACTGTTTCAAATCGTTTCCTGAGAAAATTGACGCTACTTTTTTCCTTCTTATTAGATAAGTAAGTCCATGTTCTTTAACGGAAGGGGAATTCTCTCCACAGCTTGATAAAATCACAGTCAATGCTTCATTACTCCACGTTGAGCAAAGAGTATGCCATTTTGAGAAGGGGCTATGAACAAGTTTTTTAAAGGCATGTACTTTTTGGTCAATATCTTTTATTTCTTTTAACAAATGCATGTCTTGTTTATTTAGGGTAAAAGCTGCGCATTCATTAAAAGCCAGATCCGTCATTTTAGTCATTAAATAAAGAATACCAATCCAATGAAAAGGTAAGAGTTTAATTTTCTCTTCAGATAGAGCATGTTCAAGTTCTTCGAATTGTGCAAATCTACCCATGATGGTGATGGTATCTTCTCTTTCCTCTAATAGAAAGGGTAGAAGATTAAGTTCACTGCTTCTTTTGGCAAAATACATTGGTGTTTCTTCAATCAACATTCGCATCAGCTCATTGGCGATCCTCGGCTTTGAAACTGAATTCAAGTTGTGGACGTGTTGTTTTGCAAAGCTTTCAGTTTCATTATTCATAGAAAAACCAAACCGATTTTCAAAGCGAATTGCTCTTAAAATTCGTGTCGGGTCTTCTACAAAACTTAAGTTGTAAAGGACACGTATCGTTCCATTTTTTAGATCGTCAAAACTGTGAAAGAAGTCGAGTGATTG encodes the following:
- a CDS encoding HD-GYP domain-containing protein, which encodes MLNKNESLTGEKFREVQKHPIYRKEILEQVEGVSENIINGAHLYHERLDGTGWYPFGQTEEATSFQAQILAVADTYDAISSDRVYREKFSPFEAIKELVNEVYAGKLHGRIVFPFVQQIINGYMNRQVRMTNGAVGTLSAN
- a CDS encoding redoxin domain-containing protein encodes the protein MKLRAEMPELTGATEWLNDELTKNELVGDKPTLFHFWSVSCGLCKEAMPDVNEFRDEFEDELNVVAVHMPRSEKDLDMSVIKAMAMSHDITQPIFVDNDHKLTDAFENQYVPAYYVFDAEGKLRHFQAGGGGMKMLRKRVNRVLGNEEK
- a CDS encoding peroxiredoxin; this encodes MVAKQAPRFEMEAVLANKEFGKVSLEENMKNDKWTVLYFYPMDFTFVCPTEITSLSDRYEEFEDLDTEVIGVSTDTIHTHLAWINTDRDDNGLGDLNYSLAADTNHNVARDYGVLVEDEGIALRGLFIISPEGELMYSVVNHNNVGRDVDETLRVLQALQTGGLCPANWKPGQTTL